The Mailhella massiliensis DNA segment TCAGCTTGCCAAAAAAATGGGCATGAAGCGTGTCCTCGTACTGACGTTCAAGCCGGCAGTTCTCAGTGCATGGGAGGAGGACCTTGCGACGCACCTCGACTTCGAGGGCTGGCAGTTTATTGCCCGCAATACTGAGCTTACTTTTGAAAAAGCCGATAAAGCTCAACCTATTGTTTGCTTTGGCTCCTTTCAGGATTTTCTTGGGGTCAACCGGACCACTGGAGGCATCAAGCCGCGCAATGAATGGGTGCATACTTCCAACTGGGATCTGGTCATCTTTGACGAATATCACTTCGGCGCATGGCGTGAAAACGCCAAGAAGCTTTTTGAGCAGGAGGATGACGACTCCTACGACAGCTTTGACGTGGAACATTACGACCGGGGCAATGCCTGCGACGAACAGGATTTGCCCATTACAACGAAATATTATCTTTTTTTGTCCGGTACTCCGTTCCGAGCGCTGAATTCCGGTGAGTTTATCGAAGAGCAGGTATTCAACTGGACATATTCCGATGAGCAGAAGGCCAAAGCCAGCTGGCAGGGCGACAAAAATCCGTATGCTTCCTTGCCCGGCATGGTTATGATGACATACCAGCTCCCCGAAAATATTCGCCGCATCGCCATGCAGGGAGAGTTCAATGAGTTTGATCTCAACGAGTTTTTTGCTGCAAAAGGCACTGGATCGGGTGCAGAGTTTGTCCATAAGGACCAAGTGCAGAAATGGCTGTCGCTTATTCGTGGAGCCTATGAGGAAACACTGGTCGGGGATTTGAAGCTCAGAAAGTCGAAACCCGTGATGCCTTTTGCAGATGTACGCCTTCTGAATGTACTTCAGCACACCTTGTGGTTTCTACCGAATGTGGCATCCTGTTATGCCATGAAAAATCTTTTGAAAAGTAAGCAGAATGTCTTTTACCATGACTACGCGGTGAACGTTTGTGCAGGGGCTGAGGCAGGGCAGGGGGCGGAAGCGTTAAAGCCAGTTTTGGCCTCCATGAAGGGAGATCCGTTCCACAGCAAGACCATTACGCTTTCCTGCGGTAAGCTGACAACCGGCGTAACGGTGAAGCCGTGGACCGGTATATTCATGCTTCGAAATTTGAGCAGTCCTGAGACCTATTTTCAGGCGGCGTTCCGCGTGCAGAGCCCGTGGGAAATATCAACGGATGGAGGACAGAAGGAAATCGTCAAGAAAGAGTGCTATGTTTTCGACTTCGCTCTTGATCGCGCCCTTCGCCAGATAGCCGATTACAGTTGCCGTCTCGATGTACAGGGGCGTGACCCGGAAAGCAAGGTCGGTGAGTTCATCAGCTTCCTGCCGGTCATAGCTTATGACGGCATGGCCATGAAGCAGATAAGCGCACGCGAGATTCTTGATATGGCTATGGCAGGTACATCTGCTACTTTGCTGGCCAAACGCTGGGAAAGCGCGTTGCTCGTCAATGTGGATAACGACACGTTGGCGCGCCTGATGGCAAATAAGGAGGCCATGGATGCACTCATGAAAATTGAAGGCTTCCGCAGTTTGAACGAAGATATCAAGACCATTATTGCGAAGTCTGAGGCCGTAAAAAAGACAAAGAAAAAGGGTGAGGATCTGCCGCCGGAAAAGAAGCGAGAACTGACGCAGGAAGAGAAAGAGTATAAAAGTAAGCGTAAGCAGATCCAAGAAAAACTCATTAAATTCGCCACGCGTATCCCAGTGTTCATGTATCTTACTGATTACCGTGAGCAGTGCTTGAAGGATGTCATCACCCAGCTGGAACCTGAATTATTCCAGCGTGTGACGGGGCTGGCGGTAAAAGATTTTGATCTGCTCGTTTCCCTTGGTGTTTTCAACGATGCCCTTATGAACGATGCCGTTTACAAGTTCAAGCGGTATGAAGACGCCAGTCTCTGCTATACCGGCATAGACCTGCACGAAGGTGAAAAGCGTGGGGGTTGGGACACGGTCATCACGAGGGAGGAGTTCAAGAACGTGTTTGGGTAACACAGGTACTTCTCTCCTTAACAACTTGTAGCCTTCTCGCATAAAAGAGTGGGCTGTCCTAGGCTCAGGACTCATTATTTCCAACGACGTCAAAAAAGGATAAGTATGGATATGGAGGTTTCTATGTCCACTCTTTTTTACCTTTCTTCCGCTCAGATGGATGTCATTCGCCCTTTCTTTCCTCGTTCAAGAGGCATTCCCAGAAAGGACGATCAAAAAATTATCAGTGGAATTATCCATGTTCTCAAGTTCGGTCTCCGATGGAAGGATGCTCCAAAAGAATACGGCCCCTATAAAACTCTTTATAACCGTTTTGTCAGATGGAGTAACATGGGCGTCTTCGAAAAGATTTTTACGGCTCTTTCCGAAAGTACCCAGGACACATCCCTTCTCATGATTGATGCTACCTGTCTGAAAGCTCACAGAACTGCCGCAAGTTTGAGAAAAAAGGGCTTCCTCTCGCTGTATCGGACGCACAAAAGGAGGATTGAACACCAAATTACATGTAGTCTGTGACTCCGACGGACGTCCGATTCGGACATTGCTGACAGCCGGAACCATCAGTGATTATGGCGGTGCGGCATATCTCTTGCCAACTTTGCCTTCAACTCGAATGCTTCTTGCTGACAGGTGCTATGATGCCGGATGGATTCGCAGTTTTTTGAAAAATCGGGGTTGCACTCCCTGCATTCCTTCTCGGAAAAATGCCAAGAGTCAGGAATATTACGACAAAAAACAATATCGCCAGCGTCACAAGATAGAAAATATGTTTTCCCGGCTGAAGGATTGGCGTCGCATAGCCACGCGCTATGATTGCTGTGCTCACACATTCCTTTCAGCAATTCACCTTGCGGCTATCGTTATTTTTTACCTTTAATGAGTCCTGAGCCTACAAGATGGCCGCCATTCTGGACAAGTTCCCGAAGCTCCGGGTTTGCGCCGCGCATCTGGGGGGCTTCCGGCAAAGGAAGTACGCGCTGGACGTGCTGGCCGACCGCAACGTCTGGATGGACACGTCCTCCTGCATGTAGGAGATCGACGACGACACCCTGCGCGCCATCCTGCGGCGGCACCCGCGCGAAAGGCTGGTCTTCGGCACGGATTACCCCATCATGGACCCGCAGGACGAGATCGACGCCCTCCAGCGCCGCACCCGCTTCACGGACAGCGAGCTTGACGAGCTGCTCATGAACGGATCGGCCATGCTTTTTGGCTGAGCCCGGCCCCTGCGCTTTCGTCCACGGGCGGTTGCGCGGGAGGGGCCCGGCCCCGTGCACGGCAAGGCCCCGTTTCCTGCCGGGAACGGGGCCTTGTTCTGCGCGCCTTGCGGAGAAGGGGGGATCAGTTCTGCGGGGCTGCGAGGCGGGCGCCGGTGCAGCCCACGAGGATCAGCAGCATGAAGCCGGCCTGGGGCAGGGAGATGCGGTCTTGAAAGAAGAGCATGCCGCCCACGGCCACGCCGATGGAGCCGAGGCCGGTCCACAGCGCGTAGGACAGGCCAGCGGGCAGGAAGCGCATGGCGTAAGACAGCAGGCCCATGTTGAGGAAGCTCAGGACAATGGGGATGAGGGCGGCAACAAGGGGACGGGAGGTCGTGGGAGCCCATTTGAGGCTCAGGCCCCAGATAATTTCCGTGACGACTGCGGTGCACAAGGCAAGCCAGGGCATGGGGATACTCCTTGCGGCTTACGTGGTGAGCGCGGGCATGCGGAAGCCTGAAGATCATGCCCGCGTTCCTCCGCAAGGAGGGCGCATGTCGGCTTTCTACCATCCGGGGCATCCCGTGGCAAGTCCTAGGGGCTGTTTCTAAAAAGTTTATTGCAGCCAAATCAGACAGGCCGCTAACATGACATTTGCCCGGAATGTCGCGGCCAATTTTTCATAGCGGGTTGCAATGCGTCGAAATGACTTGAGCTTTGCAAAAAAGCATTCGACCAGATGACGCTCCTTGTACACATGGGCATCATACTCCCGCTGATGACGTCTGCATTTTCGGGAGGGAATAACCGCTTCCATCTTTTGTTGCCGTGCCTGCTCCAGCACTGCATCGCTGTCATAGGCACGATCTGCAAGGAGCTTGTCCGCGGACAAATCCACAAGCAATTCTCCGGCGGGTACCGTATCGTTTACGTTGCTAGGCTCAGGACTCATTATTTCCAACGACGTCAAAAAAGGATAAGTATGGATATGGAGGTTTCTATGTCCACTCTTTTTTACCTTTCTTCCGCTCAGATGGATGTCATTCGCCCTTTCTTTCCTCGTTCAAGAGGCATTCCCAGAAGGGACGATCAAAAAATTATCAGTGAATTATCCATGTTCTCAAGTTCGGTCTCCGATGGAAGGATGCTCCAAAAGAATACGGCCCCTATAAAACTCTTTATAACCGTTTTGTCAGATGGAGTAACATGGGCGTCTTCGAAAAGATTTTTACGGCTCTTTCCGAAAGTACCCAGGACACCTCCCTTCTCATGATTGATGCTACCTGTCTGAAAGCTCACAGAACTGCCGCAAGTTTGAGAAAAAAGGGCTTCCTCTCGCTGTATCGGACGCACAAAAGGAGGATTGAACACCAAATTACATGTAGTCTGTGACTCCGACGGACGTCCGATTCGGACATTGCTGACAGCCGGAACCATCAGTGATTATGGCGGTGCGGCATATCTCTTGCCAACTTTGCCTTCAACTCGAATGCTTCTTGCTGACAGGTGCTATGATGCCGGATGGATTCGCAGTTTTTTGAAAAATCGGGGTTGCACTCCCTGCATTCCTTCTCGGAAAAATGCCAAGAGTCAGGAATATTACGACAAAAAACAATATCGCCAGCGTCACAAGATAGAAAATATGTTTTCCCGGCTGAAGGATTGGCGTCGCATAGCCACGCGCTATGATTGCTGTGCTCACACATTCCTTTCAGCAATTCACCTTGCGGCTATCGTTATTTTTTACCTTTAATGAGTCCTGAGCCTACAAGATGGCCGCCATTCTGGACAAGTTCCCGAAGCTCCGGGTTTGCGCCGCGCATCTGGGGGGCTTCCGGCAATGGAAGTACGCGCTGGACGTGCTGGCCGACCGCAACGTCTGGATGGACACGTCCTCCTGCATGCAGGAGATCGACGACGACACCCTGCGCGCCATCCTGCGGCGGCACCCGCGCGAAAGGCTGGTCTTCGGCACGGATTACCCCATCATGGACCCGCAGGACGAGATCGACGCCCTCCAGCGCCGCACCCGCTTCACGGACAGCGAGCTTGACGAGCTGCTCATGAACGGATCGGCCATGCTTTTTGGCTGAGCCCGGCCCCTGCGCTTTCGTCCACGGGCGGTTGCGCGGGAGGGGCCCGGCCCCGTGGACGGCAAGGCCCCGTTTCCTGCCGGGAACGGGGCCTTGTTCTGCGCGCCTTGCGGAGAAGGGGGGATCAGTCCTGCGGGGCTGCGAGGCGGGCGCCGATGCAGCCCACGAGGATCAGCAGCATGAAGCCGGCCTGGGGCAGGGAGATGCGGTCTTGAAAGAAGAGCATGCCGCCCACGGCCACGCCGATGGAGCCGAGGCCGGTCCACAGCGCGTAGGACAGGCCGGCGGGCAGGAAGCGCATGGCGTAAGACAGCAGGCCCATGTTGAGGAAGCTCAGGACAATGGGGATGAGGGAGGCAACAAGGGGACGGGAGGTCGTGGGAGCCCATTTGAGGCTCAGGCCCCAGATAATTTCCGTGACGACTGCGGTGAACAAGGCAAGCCAGGGCATGGGGATACTCCTTGCGGCTTACGTGGTGAGCGCGGGCATGCGGAAGCCTGAAGATCATGCCCGCGTTCCTCCGCAAGGAGGGCGCATGCCGGCTTTCTACCATTCGGGGCATCCCGTGGCAAGTCCTAGGCTCAGGACTCATTATTTCCAATGACGTCAAAAAAGGATAAGTATGGATATGGAGGTTTCTATGTCCACTCTTTTTTACCTTTCTTCCGCTCAGATGGATGTCATTCGCCCTTTTTTTCCTCGTTCAAGAGGCATTCCCAGAAGGGACGATCAAAAATTATCAGTGGAATTATCCATGTTCTCAAGTTCGGTCTCCGATGGAAGGATGCTCCAAAAGAATACGGCCCCTATAAAACTCTTTATAACCGTTTTGTCAGATGGAGTAACATGGGCGTCTTCGAAAAGATTTTTACGGCTCTTTCCGAAAGTACCCAGGACACCTCCCTTCTCATGATTGATGCTACCTGTCTGAAAGCTCACAGAACTGCCGCAAGTTTGAGAAAAAAAGGGCTTCCTCTCGCTGTATCGGACGCACAAAAGGAGGATTGAACACCAAATTACATGTAGTCTGCGACTTCGACGGACGTTCAATTCGGACATTGCTGACAGCCGGAAGCATCAGTGATTATGGCGGTGCGGCATGTCTCTTGCCAACTCTGCCTTCAACCCGAATACTTCTTTCTGACAGGGGCTATGATGCCGGATGGATTCGCAGTTTTTTGAAAAATCGAGGTTGCACTCCCTGCATTCCTTCTCGGAAAAATACAAGAGTCATGAGTATTGCAACAAGAAACAATATCTCCAGCATCACAAGATAGAACACATGTTTTCCCGGTGAATGACTGGCGTCACATAGCCATGCGCTATGATCGCTGTGCTCATACATTCCTTTCAGCAATTCACCTTGCGGCTATCGTTATTTTTTACCTTTAATGAGTCCTGAGCCTAGCTCTTTTTTTCTAGCTAGGGTCAGGACTCATTAATTAAGGTAGAAGAGAACAGTGACAGCAAGACAAATGGCTGAGAAAAAAGTATGGGCACAGCGGTCATATCGGGTTGCGATACGTCGCCAGTCCTTCAACTTGCTGAATGTATTTTCAATAAGATGGCGACCTTTATACAGCGTCTTGTCGAAAGGAAGTTCTTCATTTCTGGTTTTCCGCGGTGGTATGCAGACGGTTATCCCTTTGGCTTTTAGAGATTCCCGCAACCAACTCGCGTCATAGCCTCCATCTGCCAGAAATATGCTGTTATCGGGAAGCAAGTGCTGGAGAATGGCCGCCCCCTTGTAGTCGCTGACCTGTCCTTCCGTCAGCAAAAGCAGGACAGGACGCCCGTGCCCATCACAAACGGCATGAAGTTTGGAATTCAGGCCACCTTTTGTTCGTCCTATGAGGCGCGAAGAATCCCCTTTTTGAGCAGGCTTGCCGCCGTGCGGTGAGCCTTGAGGTGAGTGGAGTCGATCATCAGTGAGCCATCAAAAGACGTTTTGTTGGCCAACTCAGTGAAAATTTTATTGAAAACACAGAATCTGCTCCACCTGATGAATCGATTGTACAGCGTTTTGTGCGGGCCGTACTCATCAGGTGCATCCTTCCACTGAAGCCCGTGCTTGATGACGTATATGATGCCGCTGACGACGCGTCTGTCATCGACACGCGGGGCACCGTGAGAACGGGGAAAGAACGGTTTGATACGCTCCAACTGGCTTTCGGAAAGATAAAACAGGGTACGCATGCGACACCTCCATGCCCTCTGCATACCCTGTTTTTGTTCCTTTGAAAATAACGAGTCCTGACCCTAGGACAACCCACTTCTATTCTTGTTGAACTCAGATAATTGTTAGGAAATGGTTAGGAATGGGGTAAGACGCGCCCTCAAGTGAGTTACTGTCTCAGCGAGAAGAGCACAGCCCGGAATACCCCTCCGGTATGTTTCCATTGGACGCACCGCAAGCGTCAGCACTTATCTTCCCCTTCTGGTTAGAAATAGGTTAGAAAAATGAAAAGGCACTTACGGTTAGAAAACTGTAAGTGCCTGATTTTCTTGGTTGCGGGGAAAGGATTTGAACCAATGACCTTCGGGTTATGAGCCCGACGAGCTACCAAGCTGCTCCACCCCGCGTCGTGTTCGCTATATATAGCGTTGACGGGGAAGGCTGTCAACAACTTTTTTTTGCTTTCAGAAAAATTTTTTTCGCTTTTTCTTATCCGTAAATAACTAATGGCTGACTTCCCCTTTTTTTTATGCTAAACTTCCCCCCATCGTATCATGTATATGGGTTTAACATCATGAAATTCTGGGAAATATCCGATTCGTTCTGGGAAGCCGTCAAGCCGCTCATCCCCGAAACCGTCCGCGATCCTGAAAAGGTGTACCAGCGCATTTCCGGCGGGGGCCGCAAGCCGCTTGATCAGCGAAAAGTTTTTTCGGCCATTGTCTATGTCCTGAAAACCGGCACACAGTGGAAGTCTCTTCCCAAGGAATTCTACGGCAGCCCGAGTTCCATCCATGCCTACTTCAAGAAGTGGGAAGCGCAGGGATTCTTCAGCGAACTCTGGAAGAAGGGCCTTGCGGAATTTGAAGAAATGAAGGGCATTGCGTGGGAATGGACGCTGGACACCACCAGAGTATCCAAGCCCGCAGCTCAGGGAGCCGGCAAGAGCGACGCTGCTCTGACGGACGGCCACGCCGGGCAGGATTCCCCCGAGGAATGCCGCATCTGGAGGCCCGTCATCAGCCGCAGAAGCCGCGAGCGCGCCAAGGAACTTTGCGACAAGGCCACGGCATTATTTACGGATACATTCAAATCTTGATTTAAACTATCAGCACAGCCTATTGTTCATCACATGGCTTCAGGCCTTCCGGGCCCGCCTTTTTTTGCATATCGGCAGCAGGAGTTATGTGATGAGTCGTTCCTATGTAAGCACACGAATCCTCTGTGTGCTGTGTCTGTTGACTTCCCTTTTCCTTCTCCCCTCCCAGCGCGCGTTTGCCGAAGGCTTCGCCATCATGGAGAACAGCGCCAGAGGCATGGGCCTTGCCGGCGGTCTCATCGCACGCGGCGGCGATGCCTCCACCCTCGCCTACAACCCTGCGGCCATGACGCTCCTTGAAGGCACGCAGCTGCAGGCAAACCTTGCCGTTTCGCAGTTCTACTGGGGCGTGGACACCCGCGACAGGGCGGGCAACGACACGGGCAACTTCCACAGCGCTCATCAGACCTGGCCCATCCCCGCCTTCTACATCACCCATCAGATCAACGACAAGGTGTGGTTCGGCCTGGCCTCCTATACCCGTTTCGGCCTGGGCGTGAAGTATCCCAATGAATGGCCGGGCGGCTACAACCTGCAGAGCGTGCAGCTCATTACCAGTTCCCTCAATCCCAACGTCGCCTTCAAGCTCAACGATCATCTTTCTCTGGCTCTGGGCGTGGAAGTGATGGGCGCATCCATGCAGATGCGCAAGAACCTCTCCAGCTATGCCCCCCTTGCCGCAGGAAGTGCACTCTACGGCGACCCCGGCGACGTGAGCATCAACGGACACGGCGTTTCCTTCGGCGGCAACGTGGCCCTGCACGCCAGGCTCAACGATCAGTGGTCCCTCGGCCTGACCTACCGCGCCCCCATGAGCCTCAAGGTCAGCGGCAAAACCCGCTACGATAACCAGATAGGAAAAACCTACTTCGGGCAGGCCCTCGGCCTCAGCGCGATCCAGAATTCCCGCCTGCGCGGCACGCTCCACCTGCCCGATTCCATCGGCTTCGGCGTAGCCTATAAGCCGCTGGAGAACCTGAGCTTTGAAGCAGACGCCGTGTATACGCTCTGGAGCCGCTTCCGCGACTTCAACATGTATATGAAAGATCCGGTGAACGCATGGCAGAACACCGACAGACACTGGGAAAACAGCTGGACGCTCGGCATTTCCGCCGAATACAAGCCCGTGGACTGGATGGCGCTGCGCCTCGGCTTCATGTATGAAACCTCTCCCATGAACCTTGGCAACGCCGACTACATGGTGCCTTCCAACGGCAGAAACTACTATACCGCAGGCGTGGGCTTCTTCTACAAAAACTGGACCTTCGACATCGCGTACATGTACATCCACAACCATGTGCTCGACTACACGCTTGCCGCGGCTACCAACCCCGGAAGCGGTGTGGTGGCAGGCCGTACCACGCATCCCCATGCCCACAACTTCGGCATCGGCATAGGGTATAAGTTCTAAGACGAGTTTCCCTGCAAAAACAAAAGAAGGCCGCCCGGGCGGCCTTTCTTTTTTAATCTGCGGCATCCTTTTCCGGCAGACAGGTACAAAAGCATGGAAGATTCTTCTGCCGATGCAGAACAACGTGCCTCAAAACATATACGGCAAAAGTCGTACCCCCGTGCTCTCTGAGAAAGATATGCGAAGCGCCGCCCCCACCCACAGAAAACACAGGCGCAAAAACGGGCAGCCATCCTCTTCCTGAAAAGAATTCTTCCTCAAGGAAACGCAGCAGCACCTCAGTTTTCCACACCGGCAGAAAAAACGGGAAAGAGACGTTACCGGCTCCGCGGATGCCGGCTCCACGACTTTCCCTTTTTTCCATGTCCGTCCTCTGCACAATACAGGCCGCACGCACCTGCGACGTGTCGGAGAAAAAACGCCCCCTGAAACAACGTACAACAAGGAAAACGCCCATGAAGCGGAGCGGATTGTACGCAGGGCATTCATGGGCGGACGATTGCGTCATCGCAGTGAAGCTATGCCTTCCACTGATCTTCCAGAGTCTCGGCAAAGGCCTTGAGCTTTTTCGGATCATAAAAATTGACCAGCCGGAGCGGCACGGTGGCCACGGCGCCGAATTCGCCGCCTTCCTTCAGCTCAAAGAACAGCAGGACCACATCCCAGGGAGCAAAGTAGCAGGAACCGTCGGGAGCTTCCATGCCTTCGCGGGCCAGTGCGAAACAGAAGGCGGAAAAACGCGCCGCACCCGTGCGGTACAGACCGGAAATCATGGCGCAGCGGTTTTCGTGTTCCGCATAGGTATCGGCAAAGGAACGGTAAAGCTCTTCCATCTGCTCTTCCGTGTACGGAGGCTGAAGCTGCTGAAGAGCATCGCAGAAGGGCAGGCAGTAATCCCGGGCGCAGAACATGTCCGTCCACTTCTCATCCCAGGAAGGGGAGGAAGACTGTATGGCCTTTTCCTCCGCCATACCGATGAAGGGCCGCAGGCTGCCTTCCTTATCAAAAAGATGTTCGGGAAAAGCCGTCATCTTGTACCCGTCGTCTTCCTCCCTCAGAAAAAGGCGTACCTTTTCTCCGGGCTTGAACAGGCCTTCCACACCATCGGCGGCCACGGCCCGCGTCATGAGGGGATACCGGCCCCACAGGCTGCGCCGCAACGGTTCCAGCAGGGAATAAGGCCCCAGCCTGCCATAAAACGCGGCAATCTCCTCCACGGAAAATTCCTCGCCTTCCTTCACGTTTTCCCAGCCGTTGAACGCCATGTCATCCTGCCTTGTTCGGGTTATGATTTCCGGGCATGGTACAAAAAAGAAGAAACGGTGAAAAGTCCGCCTGCCCATACCGGAACGACAGACGTTCCCGCCTTTTCTCCGGTGAAACAGGAGAAACGTACTCCCATCTCTTCCCGGACACGGGGGAGCATGACGATTCCGGGCCATTTCCCGAAAAAAGCGGAACATGCAGAAAAGGCTCTGCGCTTTAAAGGAAGGAACGGGGAGTTTTCTCCCCCGAGCTGTGCATCGGGCCCGGCCGTGCGCTCCCTCAGTCTGCAAGGCCGACAGGCTTTCCGAAACATGAAAAGAAAGATACCGGCGCTGCTTTTGCCGGAAGACAGGCCCCCTGTACGCGCTGAAGCGCCCCCTCCTGCGGATGCAGGGCA contains these protein-coding regions:
- a CDS encoding GIY-YIG nuclease family protein, which encodes MAQYFPPRPHLTPWIYAYSNPAPAYKGLLKVGYTTRFSVEERIKEQFNVEQPEGLKPYRIEFKESAMRSDGSAFTDKDVHRLLEKSGFIRVGGEWFRCRVEDIKSAVLSVRHRMGSMTGRTLDFGMRPEQQAAVDKTAAYFQSVSAEGRTPKFLWNCKMRFGKTFAAYQLAKKMGMKRVLVLTFKPAVLSAWEEDLATHLDFEGWQFIARNTELTFEKADKAQPIVCFGSFQDFLGVNRTTGGIKPRNEWVHTSNWDLVIFDEYHFGAWRENAKKLFEQEDDDSYDSFDVEHYDRGNACDEQDLPITTKYYLFLSGTPFRALNSGEFIEEQVFNWTYSDEQKAKASWQGDKNPYASLPGMVMMTYQLPENIRRIAMQGEFNEFDLNEFFAAKGTGSGAEFVHKDQVQKWLSLIRGAYEETLVGDLKLRKSKPVMPFADVRLLNVLQHTLWFLPNVASCYAMKNLLKSKQNVFYHDYAVNVCAGAEAGQGAEALKPVLASMKGDPFHSKTITLSCGKLTTGVTVKPWTGIFMLRNLSSPETYFQAAFRVQSPWEISTDGGQKEIVKKECYVFDFALDRALRQIADYSCRLDVQGRDPESKVGEFISFLPVIAYDGMAMKQISAREILDMAMAGTSATLLAKRWESALLVNVDNDTLARLMANKEAMDALMKIEGFRSLNEDIKTIIAKSEAVKKTKKKGEDLPPEKKRELTQEEKEYKSKRKQIQEKLIKFATRIPVFMYLTDYREQCLKDVITQLEPELFQRVTGLAVKDFDLLVSLGVFNDALMNDAVYKFKRYEDASLCYTGIDLHEGEKRGGWDTVITREEFKNVFG
- a CDS encoding IS5 family transposase (programmed frameshift), translated to MSTLFYLSSAQMDVIRPFFPRSRGIPRKDDQKIISGIIHVLKFGLRWKDAPKEYGPYKTLYNRFVRWSNMGVFEKIFTALSESTQDTSLLMIDATCLKAHRTAASLRKKGFSSRCIGRTKGGLNTKLHVVCDSDGRPIRTLLTAGTISDYGGAAYLLPTLPSTRMLLADRCYDAGWIRSFLKNRGCTPCIPSRKNAKSQEYYDKKQYRQRHKIENMFSRLKDWRRIATRYDCCAHTFLSAIHLAAIVIFYL
- a CDS encoding amidohydrolase family protein; protein product: MAAILDKFPKLRVCAAHLGGFRQRKYALDVLADRNVWMDTSSCM
- a CDS encoding DMT family transporter, whose protein sequence is MPWLALCTAVVTEIIWGLSLKWAPTTSRPLVAALIPIVLSFLNMGLLSYAMRFLPAGLSYALWTGLGSIGVAVGGMLFFQDRISLPQAGFMLLILVGCTGARLAAPQN
- a CDS encoding transposase — encoded protein: MSPEPSNVNDTVPAGELLVDLSADKLLADRAYDSDAVLEQARQQKMEAVIPSRKCRRHQREYDAHVYKERHLVECFFAKLKSFRRIATRYEKLAATFRANVMLAACLIWLQ
- a CDS encoding amidohydrolase family protein; translation: MAAILDKFPKLRVCAAHLGGFRQWKYALDVLADRNVWMDTSSCMQEIDDDTLRAILRRHPRERLVFGTDYPIMDPQDEIDALQRRTRFTDSELDELLMNGSAMLFG
- a CDS encoding DMT family transporter, translated to MPWLALFTAVVTEIIWGLSLKWAPTTSRPLVASLIPIVLSFLNMGLLSYAMRFLPAGLSYALWTGLGSIGVAVGGMLFFQDRISLPQAGFMLLILVGCIGARLAAPQD
- a CDS encoding IS5 family transposase (programmed frameshift), with product MRTLFYLSESQLERIKPFFPRSHGAPRVDDRRVVSGIIYVIKHGLQWKDAPDEYGPHKTLYNRFIRWSRFCVFNKIFTELANKTSFDGSLMIDSTHLKAHRTAASLLKKGIPSRLIGRTKGGLNSKLHAVCDGHGRPVLLLLTEGQVSDYKGAAILQHLLPDNSIFLADGGYDASWLRESLKAKGITVCIPPRKTRNEELPFDKTLYKGRHLIENTFSKLKDWRRIATRYDRCAHTFFSAICLAVTVLFYLN
- a CDS encoding transposase, producing MKFWEISDSFWEAVKPLIPETVRDPEKVYQRISGGGRKPLDQRKVFSAIVYVLKTGTQWKSLPKEFYGSPSSIHAYFKKWEAQGFFSELWKKGLAEFEEMKGIAWEWTLDTTRVSKPAAQGAGKSDAALTDGHAGQDSPEECRIWRPVISRRSRERAKELCDKATALFTDTFKS
- a CDS encoding OmpP1/FadL family transporter, whose translation is MSRSYVSTRILCVLCLLTSLFLLPSQRAFAEGFAIMENSARGMGLAGGLIARGGDASTLAYNPAAMTLLEGTQLQANLAVSQFYWGVDTRDRAGNDTGNFHSAHQTWPIPAFYITHQINDKVWFGLASYTRFGLGVKYPNEWPGGYNLQSVQLITSSLNPNVAFKLNDHLSLALGVEVMGASMQMRKNLSSYAPLAAGSALYGDPGDVSINGHGVSFGGNVALHARLNDQWSLGLTYRAPMSLKVSGKTRYDNQIGKTYFGQALGLSAIQNSRLRGTLHLPDSIGFGVAYKPLENLSFEADAVYTLWSRFRDFNMYMKDPVNAWQNTDRHWENSWTLGISAEYKPVDWMALRLGFMYETSPMNLGNADYMVPSNGRNYYTAGVGFFYKNWTFDIAYMYIHNHVLDYTLAAATNPGSGVVAGRTTHPHAHNFGIGIGYKF